The DNA window AATTATGGATGCAGCCGCTATGGAAACAGAAAGCCCGTCCCCACCTGAAATGGCTCTTTGCGGGCAAGGAATATCGGGGACAGGAAAACCATCCACCAGCACAAAATCGGGCGGCACCAGAAGTCCTTTCACGGCGTCGGCCATGGCCAACAATGTAGCCCGGTAAATATTCAGGGCATCAATCTGCTCCACGTCAACGATGCCCACCCCCATGTCGATCAATTCCTCCTGGAGACGGGTATAAAGAGAATCTCTTTGTTTGGGGGTCAGTTTTTTTGAATCATCAAGTCCTGCAAAATCTACGTCCAGGGGCAGGACAACAGCTGCAGCCACGACCGGACCGGCCAGAGGGCCCCTGCCGGCCTCGTCCACGCCGGCAATGACCATGTATCCGGCCTGCCTTGCCGCCAGTTCATATTTTTTCAGCTCGCGGAGCCGTTTCAATTCCTTCTTCTTCTCTTCTTCTTTTTTCAGGTACCTTTCCACAAGTTTTCGGGCCCCCTTGCGCGGATCCTTCCCGAGCAAAACGATTTGTTTCTCATCGAGAAGGTTGTTGTCCAGCATCCGTGCAATCTCGCCCAGGGTCAATCCCCGCATTTCATGTCCCCCCCCGGCCATCAGCCGCCTGTCGGCACCTCCAGGGAATACCGCCCCAACAAGCCGCTCCTGAATTCCTTCAGCAATATCTGCGCCGCCGCATTCGAATCAATTTCCCCCCCGGCCCGGAGGCAACCTCTTCTTGAGCCTATCAATTTCAATACTTCCTCCGTATGCAAGGCATCGATAATCGCCCTGTCGCCATACCGTCCGGCTATTCCTTCTTTCAGCCCCCGGATTCCCGATTCGTTCAACAACCATTCCGCCACCTTCGGGGAATCGAATCGGGAGTCTTCCAGCATCCCCAGAACCGCCAGGACATTGAAGGTTTCGGCATTGACATGTGGATGAATGATCCCTACCGTATCGAGCAGTTCCCATCCTTCCTTGATTCTTATCCATTGTTTTCCACGTGTAATTCCCGGCTGATCCCCGGTTTTTGCAGATTTTCTCCCCAGCAACGAATTGATAATCGTCGATTTACCCACATTGGGAATACCGACTACCAGGACCCTGCCGGGCCGTCTGAACCTTGGCCTCGCTGACATCATGCCTGTTCTGTCCAAAACCGAAAATATCGTGGAGGGGGAATGCCGAATACTGAAAGAAAGAGCCCTCGCATTCTCTTTTTTGTAAAAGTTCAACCAGCGGTGAGTGACCTCGGGGTCAGCCAGATCCGATTTGTTGAGAACGATGATCCGATGAGATTTTCCGGCTATATTTCCAAGGATGGGGTTACTGCTGCTGCATGGAGCACGAGCGTCGAGAACTTCAATAACATGATTCACGGCCTTGATCTGTTCCCTGATCTCCCGTAAATGACGTGCAGATCCATGGTTGATCTTTCTATTGCCCAATTTCATTCCCCATTAGTTTATACGTCGGAGACTATCCAGGGGCCAGAAAACGATGCTGGCGCGCCCCTTGACTTTTTCCAGAGAGACAAATCCCACATCGGGATAACGGCTATCCCTGCTGTTGGGGCGATTGTCGCCAAGAACAAATATGTGTTCCGGGGGTACCGTTACGGGGCCATAATCTTGCATTGCACCATTCTTCAGATAGGATTCATTCACCGGCAATCCATTGCGGTACAGTTTGTTGTCGATTATCTGGATCGTATCCCCCTCCACCCCCACCGCTCTTTTGATAAAATCACGGCGGCCCTGATAATTGAATACAACGATATCTCCCTGTTCCGGATTGGAAAAATGGTAGACCATCTTGTTGACGATTATTCTTTCGCTGTTATTCAGCGTTGGAATCATCGATTCCCCTTCAACCAGA is part of the Bacillota bacterium genome and encodes:
- a CDS encoding ribonuclease HII, with amino-acid sequence MRGLTLGEIARMLDNNLLDEKQIVLLGKDPRKGARKLVERYLKKEEEKKKELKRLRELKKYELAARQAGYMVIAGVDEAGRGPLAGPVVAAAVVLPLDVDFAGLDDSKKLTPKQRDSLYTRLQEELIDMGVGIVDVEQIDALNIYRATLLAMADAVKGLLVPPDFVLVDGFPVPDIPCPQRAISGGDGLSVSIAAASIIAKVTRDRIMEELDVKYPQYGFARHKGYGTAEHRKALQTYGPSPVHRRSFCLG
- the ylqF gene encoding ribosome biogenesis GTPase YlqF, encoding MGNRKINHGSARHLREIREQIKAVNHVIEVLDARAPCSSSNPILGNIAGKSHRIIVLNKSDLADPEVTHRWLNFYKKENARALSFSIRHSPSTIFSVLDRTGMMSARPRFRRPGRVLVVGIPNVGKSTIINSLLGRKSAKTGDQPGITRGKQWIRIKEGWELLDTVGIIHPHVNAETFNVLAVLGMLEDSRFDSPKVAEWLLNESGIRGLKEGIAGRYGDRAIIDALHTEEVLKLIGSRRGCLRAGGEIDSNAAAQILLKEFRSGLLGRYSLEVPTGG
- the lepB gene encoding signal peptidase I yields the protein MLKEVWEWVRAIIIAVVVALLFRMFVMEHFLVEGESMIPTLNNSERIIVNKMVYHFSNPEQGDIVVFNYQGRRDFIKRAVGVEGDTIQIIDNKLYRNGLPVNESYLKNGAMQDYGPVTVPPEHIFVLGDNRPNSRDSRYPDVGFVSLEKVKGRASIVFWPLDSLRRIN